The Theileria orientalis strain Shintoku DNA, chromosome 2, complete genome genome has a window encoding:
- a CDS encoding ribosomal protein L29 has protein sequence MAKSKNHTNHNQSKKAHRNGIKRHKLPRKLSTRGMCPKFLRNQKFCKKHQREAGSEEE, from the exons ATGGCCAAGTCAAAGAATCACACTAACCACAACCAG TCCAAGAAGGCTCATCGTAATGGTATTAAGAGACATAAGTTGCCAAGAAAGTTGTCAACCAGGGGG ATGTGTCCTAAGTTTTTGAGGAACCAAAAGTTCTGCAAAAAACACCAAAGGGAAGCTGGCTCTGAAGAGGAATAG